A genome region from Pseudorca crassidens isolate mPseCra1 chromosome 20, mPseCra1.hap1, whole genome shotgun sequence includes the following:
- the DYRK1B gene encoding dual specificity tyrosine-phosphorylation-regulated kinase 1B isoform X4, producing MLAARPPHWGPHRAPAPRGRASPDPGLSGGGSRGAGCEKAPPGRAPAPGLTPLRPSEPTMAVPPGHGPFSGFPGPQEHTQVLPDGRLLPRRLPLAFRDATSAPLRKLSVDLIKTYKHINEVYYAKKKRRAQQVPPQDPSTKKEKKVLNHGYDDDNHDYIVRSGERWLERYEIDSLIGKGSFGQVVKAYDHQTQELVAIKIIKNKKAFLNQAQIELRLLELMNQHDTEMKYYIVHLKRHFMFRNHLCLVFELLSYNLYDLLRNTHFRGVSLNLTRKLAQQLCTALLFLATPELSIIHCDLKPENILLCNPKRSAIKIVDFGSSCQLGQRIYQYIQSRFYRSPEVLLGTPYDLAIDMWSLGCILVEMHTGEPLFSGSNEVDQMNRIVEVLGIPPAPMLDQAPKARKYFERLPGGGWTLRRTKELRKDLVLRMLEYEPAARISPLGALQHGFFRRTADEATNTGPAGSSASTSPAPLDTCPSSSTASSISSSGGSSGSSSDNRTYRYSNRYCGGPGPPVTDCEMNSPQVLPSQPLRPWAGGDVPHKTHQAPASASSLPGAGAQLPPQPRCLGRPPSPTSPPPPELMDVSLVGGPPDCSQPHPAPAPQHPAASALRTRMTGGRPPLPPPDDPATLGPHLGLCGIPQSTAASS from the exons ATGCTGGCCGCTCGCCCACCCCACTGGGGGCCCCACCGCGCCCCAGCCCCCCGTGGGCGCGCCAGCCCCGACCCgg GTCTCAGCGGCGGTGGCAGCCGAGGTGCAGGATGCGAGAAGGCGCCCCCCGGCCGGGCTCCCGCTCCAGGCCTCACTCCCCTGCGGCCCTCTGAGCCCACCATGGCCGTCCCACCGGGCCATGGTCCCTTCTCTGGCTTCCCGGGGCCCCAGGAGCACACGCAG GTATTGCCTGATGGGCGGCTACTGCCGCGGAGGCTGCCCCTGGCCTTCCGAGACGCGACCTCAGCCCCGCTGCGCAAGCTCTCCGTGGACCTCATCAAGACCTACAAGCACATCAATGAg GTATACTATGCGAAGAAGAAGCGGCGGGCCCAGCAGGTGCCACCTCAGGACCCGAGCaccaagaaggagaaaaaggtcCTGAACCACGGTTATGACGATGACAACCATGACTACATCGTGCGCAGTGGCGAGCGCTGGCTGGAGCGCTATGAGATTGACTCACTCATTGGCAAAGGCTCCTTTGGCCAG GTGGTGAAAGCCTATGATCATCAGACCCAGGAGCTGGTGGCCATCAAGATCATCAAGAACAAAAAGGCCTTCCTGAACCAGGCCCAGATTGAGCTGCGGCTGCTGGAGCTGATGAACCAGCATGACACAGAGATGAAGTACTATATAG TGCACCTGAAGCGACACTTCATGTTCCGGAACCACCTGTGCCTGGTGTTCGAGCTGCTTTCCTACAACCTATACGACCTCCTGCGCAACACGCACTTCCGTGGCGTCTCGCTGAACCTGACGCGGAAGCTAGCGCAGCAGCTCTGCACGGCGCTGCTCTTCCTGGCCACGCCCGAGCTCAGCATCATTCACTGCGACCTCAAGCCCGAGAACATCCTGCTCTGCAACCCCAAGCGCAGCGCCATCAAAATCGTGGACTTCGGCAGCTCCTGCCAGCTTGGCCAGCGG atCTACCAGTACATCCAGAGCCGTTTCTACCGTTCGCCCGAGGTGCTCCTGGGCACACCCTACGACTTGGCCATTGACATGTGGTCCCTGGGCTGCATCCTGGTGGAGATGCACACTGGAGAGCCCCTCTTCAGTGGCTCCAATGAG GTGGACCAGATGAACCGGATTGTGGAGGTGCTGGGCATCCCACCAGCCCCCATGCTGGACCAGGCACCCAAGGCTCGAAAGTACTTTGAGCGGCTGCCTGGGGGTGGCTGGACCCTGCGAAGGACAAAGGAACTCAGGAAG GACCTGGTGCTGCGCATGCTGGAGTATGAGCCCGCCGCCCGCATCAGCCCACTGGGGGCTCTGCAGCACGGCTTCTTCCGCCGCACGGCTGATGAGGCCACCAACACGGGCCCGGCAGGCAGCAGTGCCTCCACCTCGCCCGCGCCCCTCGATACCTGCCCCTCTTCCAGCACCGCCAGCTCCATCTCCAGCTCTG GAGGCTCCAGTGGCTCCTCCAGTGACAACCGGACCTACCGCTATAGCAACCGATATTGTGGGGGCCCTGGGCCCCCCGTCACTGACTGTGAGATGAACAGCCCCCAG GTCCTgccctcccagccactgcgccccTGGGCAGGGGGTGATGTGCCGCACAAGACACATCAggcccctgcctctgcctcaTCACTGCCAGGGGCCGGGGCCCAGTTACCCCCTCAACCCCGATGCCTTGGCCGTCCCCCGTCACCAACCTCGCCACCACCCCCGGAGCTGATGGATGTGAGCCTGGTGGGCGGCCCTCCGGACTGCTCCCAGCCTCACCCAGCGCCTGCCCCCCAGCACCCGGCTGCCTCAGCCCTCCGGACTCGGATGACAGGAGGTcgtccacccctcccaccccctgatGACCCTGCCACTCTGGGGCCGCACTTGGGCCTCTGTGGTATACCCCAGAGCACGGCAGCCAGCTCAtga
- the DYRK1B gene encoding dual specificity tyrosine-phosphorylation-regulated kinase 1B isoform X3: protein MLAARPPHWGPHRAPAPRGRASPDPGLSGGGSRGAGCEKAPPGRAPAPGLTPLRPSEPTMAVPPGHGPFSGFPGPQEHTQVLPDGRLLPRRLPLAFRDATSAPLRKLSVDLIKTYKHINEVYYAKKKRRAQQVPPQDPSTKKEKKVLNHGYDDDNHDYIVRSGERWLERYEIDSLIGKGSFGQVVKAYDHQTQELVAIKIIKNKKAFLNQAQIELRLLELMNQHDTEMKYYIVHLKRHFMFRNHLCLVFELLSYNLYDLLRNTHFRGVSLNLTRKLAQQLCTALLFLATPELSIIHCDLKPENILLCNPKRSAIKIVDFGSSCQLGQRIYQYIQSRFYRSPEVLLGTPYDLAIDMWSLGCILVEMHTGEPLFSGSNEVDQMNRIVEVLGIPPAPMLDQAPKARKYFERLPGGGWTLRRTKELRKDYQGPGTRRLQEDLVLRMLEYEPAARISPLGALQHGFFRRTADEATNTGPAGSSASTSPAPLDTCPSSSTASSISSSGGSSGSSSDNRTYRYSNRYCGGPGPPVTDCEMNSPQVLPSQPLRPWAGGDVPHKTHQAPASASSLPGAGAQLPPQPRCLGRPPSPTSPPPPELMDVSLVGGPPDCSQPHPAPAPQHPAASALRTRMTGGRPPLPPPDDPATLGPHLGLCGIPQSTAASS from the exons ATGCTGGCCGCTCGCCCACCCCACTGGGGGCCCCACCGCGCCCCAGCCCCCCGTGGGCGCGCCAGCCCCGACCCgg GTCTCAGCGGCGGTGGCAGCCGAGGTGCAGGATGCGAGAAGGCGCCCCCCGGCCGGGCTCCCGCTCCAGGCCTCACTCCCCTGCGGCCCTCTGAGCCCACCATGGCCGTCCCACCGGGCCATGGTCCCTTCTCTGGCTTCCCGGGGCCCCAGGAGCACACGCAG GTATTGCCTGATGGGCGGCTACTGCCGCGGAGGCTGCCCCTGGCCTTCCGAGACGCGACCTCAGCCCCGCTGCGCAAGCTCTCCGTGGACCTCATCAAGACCTACAAGCACATCAATGAg GTATACTATGCGAAGAAGAAGCGGCGGGCCCAGCAGGTGCCACCTCAGGACCCGAGCaccaagaaggagaaaaaggtcCTGAACCACGGTTATGACGATGACAACCATGACTACATCGTGCGCAGTGGCGAGCGCTGGCTGGAGCGCTATGAGATTGACTCACTCATTGGCAAAGGCTCCTTTGGCCAG GTGGTGAAAGCCTATGATCATCAGACCCAGGAGCTGGTGGCCATCAAGATCATCAAGAACAAAAAGGCCTTCCTGAACCAGGCCCAGATTGAGCTGCGGCTGCTGGAGCTGATGAACCAGCATGACACAGAGATGAAGTACTATATAG TGCACCTGAAGCGACACTTCATGTTCCGGAACCACCTGTGCCTGGTGTTCGAGCTGCTTTCCTACAACCTATACGACCTCCTGCGCAACACGCACTTCCGTGGCGTCTCGCTGAACCTGACGCGGAAGCTAGCGCAGCAGCTCTGCACGGCGCTGCTCTTCCTGGCCACGCCCGAGCTCAGCATCATTCACTGCGACCTCAAGCCCGAGAACATCCTGCTCTGCAACCCCAAGCGCAGCGCCATCAAAATCGTGGACTTCGGCAGCTCCTGCCAGCTTGGCCAGCGG atCTACCAGTACATCCAGAGCCGTTTCTACCGTTCGCCCGAGGTGCTCCTGGGCACACCCTACGACTTGGCCATTGACATGTGGTCCCTGGGCTGCATCCTGGTGGAGATGCACACTGGAGAGCCCCTCTTCAGTGGCTCCAATGAG GTGGACCAGATGAACCGGATTGTGGAGGTGCTGGGCATCCCACCAGCCCCCATGCTGGACCAGGCACCCAAGGCTCGAAAGTACTTTGAGCGGCTGCCTGGGGGTGGCTGGACCCTGCGAAGGACAAAGGAACTCAGGAAG GATTACCAGGGCCCCGGGACACGGCGGCTGCAGGAG GACCTGGTGCTGCGCATGCTGGAGTATGAGCCCGCCGCCCGCATCAGCCCACTGGGGGCTCTGCAGCACGGCTTCTTCCGCCGCACGGCTGATGAGGCCACCAACACGGGCCCGGCAGGCAGCAGTGCCTCCACCTCGCCCGCGCCCCTCGATACCTGCCCCTCTTCCAGCACCGCCAGCTCCATCTCCAGCTCTG GAGGCTCCAGTGGCTCCTCCAGTGACAACCGGACCTACCGCTATAGCAACCGATATTGTGGGGGCCCTGGGCCCCCCGTCACTGACTGTGAGATGAACAGCCCCCAG GTCCTgccctcccagccactgcgccccTGGGCAGGGGGTGATGTGCCGCACAAGACACATCAggcccctgcctctgcctcaTCACTGCCAGGGGCCGGGGCCCAGTTACCCCCTCAACCCCGATGCCTTGGCCGTCCCCCGTCACCAACCTCGCCACCACCCCCGGAGCTGATGGATGTGAGCCTGGTGGGCGGCCCTCCGGACTGCTCCCAGCCTCACCCAGCGCCTGCCCCCCAGCACCCGGCTGCCTCAGCCCTCCGGACTCGGATGACAGGAGGTcgtccacccctcccaccccctgatGACCCTGCCACTCTGGGGCCGCACTTGGGCCTCTGTGGTATACCCCAGAGCACGGCAGCCAGCTCAtga
- the DYRK1B gene encoding dual specificity tyrosine-phosphorylation-regulated kinase 1B isoform X2 produces MLAARPPHWGPHRAPAPRGRASPDPGLSGGGSRGAGCEKAPPGRAPAPGLTPLRPSEPTMAVPPGHGPFSGFPGPQEHTQVLPDGRLLPRRLPLAFRDATSAPLRKLSVDLIKTYKHINEVYYAKKKRRAQQVPPQDPSTKKEKKVLNHGYDDDNHDYIVRSGERWLERYEIDSLIGKGSFGQVVKAYDHQTQELVAIKIIKNKKAFLNQAQIELRLLELMNQHDTEMKYYIVHLKRHFMFRNHLCLVFELLSYNLYDLLRNTHFRGVSLNLTRKLAQQLCTALLFLATPELSIIHCDLKPENILLCNPKRSAIKIVDFGSSCQLGQRIYQYIQSRFYRSPEVLLGTPYDLAIDMWSLGCILVEMHTGEPLFSGSNEVDQMNRIVEVLGIPPAPMLDQAPKARKYFERLPGGGWTLRRTKELRKDYQGPGTRRLQEVLGVQTGGPGGRRAGEPGHSPADYLRFQDLVLRMLEYEPAARISPLGALQHGFFRRTADEATNTGPAGSSASTSPAPLDTCPSSSTASSISSSGGSSGSSSDNRTYRYSNRYCGGPGPPVTDCEMNSPQVLPSQPLRPWAGGDVPHKTHQAPASASSLPGAGAQLPPQPRCLGRPPSPTSPPPPELMDVSLVGGPPDCSQPHPAPAPQHPAASALRTRMTGGRPPLPPPDDPATLGPHLGLCGIPQSTAASS; encoded by the exons ATGCTGGCCGCTCGCCCACCCCACTGGGGGCCCCACCGCGCCCCAGCCCCCCGTGGGCGCGCCAGCCCCGACCCgg GTCTCAGCGGCGGTGGCAGCCGAGGTGCAGGATGCGAGAAGGCGCCCCCCGGCCGGGCTCCCGCTCCAGGCCTCACTCCCCTGCGGCCCTCTGAGCCCACCATGGCCGTCCCACCGGGCCATGGTCCCTTCTCTGGCTTCCCGGGGCCCCAGGAGCACACGCAG GTATTGCCTGATGGGCGGCTACTGCCGCGGAGGCTGCCCCTGGCCTTCCGAGACGCGACCTCAGCCCCGCTGCGCAAGCTCTCCGTGGACCTCATCAAGACCTACAAGCACATCAATGAg GTATACTATGCGAAGAAGAAGCGGCGGGCCCAGCAGGTGCCACCTCAGGACCCGAGCaccaagaaggagaaaaaggtcCTGAACCACGGTTATGACGATGACAACCATGACTACATCGTGCGCAGTGGCGAGCGCTGGCTGGAGCGCTATGAGATTGACTCACTCATTGGCAAAGGCTCCTTTGGCCAG GTGGTGAAAGCCTATGATCATCAGACCCAGGAGCTGGTGGCCATCAAGATCATCAAGAACAAAAAGGCCTTCCTGAACCAGGCCCAGATTGAGCTGCGGCTGCTGGAGCTGATGAACCAGCATGACACAGAGATGAAGTACTATATAG TGCACCTGAAGCGACACTTCATGTTCCGGAACCACCTGTGCCTGGTGTTCGAGCTGCTTTCCTACAACCTATACGACCTCCTGCGCAACACGCACTTCCGTGGCGTCTCGCTGAACCTGACGCGGAAGCTAGCGCAGCAGCTCTGCACGGCGCTGCTCTTCCTGGCCACGCCCGAGCTCAGCATCATTCACTGCGACCTCAAGCCCGAGAACATCCTGCTCTGCAACCCCAAGCGCAGCGCCATCAAAATCGTGGACTTCGGCAGCTCCTGCCAGCTTGGCCAGCGG atCTACCAGTACATCCAGAGCCGTTTCTACCGTTCGCCCGAGGTGCTCCTGGGCACACCCTACGACTTGGCCATTGACATGTGGTCCCTGGGCTGCATCCTGGTGGAGATGCACACTGGAGAGCCCCTCTTCAGTGGCTCCAATGAG GTGGACCAGATGAACCGGATTGTGGAGGTGCTGGGCATCCCACCAGCCCCCATGCTGGACCAGGCACCCAAGGCTCGAAAGTACTTTGAGCGGCTGCCTGGGGGTGGCTGGACCCTGCGAAGGACAAAGGAACTCAGGAAG GATTACCAGGGCCCCGGGACACGGCGGCTGCAGGAGGTGCTGGGCGTGCAGACGGGCGGGCCCGGGGGCCGGCGGGCGGGGGAGCCGGGCCACAGCCCCGCCGACTACCTCCGCTTCCAGGACCTGGTGCTGCGCATGCTGGAGTATGAGCCCGCCGCCCGCATCAGCCCACTGGGGGCTCTGCAGCACGGCTTCTTCCGCCGCACGGCTGATGAGGCCACCAACACGGGCCCGGCAGGCAGCAGTGCCTCCACCTCGCCCGCGCCCCTCGATACCTGCCCCTCTTCCAGCACCGCCAGCTCCATCTCCAGCTCTG GAGGCTCCAGTGGCTCCTCCAGTGACAACCGGACCTACCGCTATAGCAACCGATATTGTGGGGGCCCTGGGCCCCCCGTCACTGACTGTGAGATGAACAGCCCCCAG GTCCTgccctcccagccactgcgccccTGGGCAGGGGGTGATGTGCCGCACAAGACACATCAggcccctgcctctgcctcaTCACTGCCAGGGGCCGGGGCCCAGTTACCCCCTCAACCCCGATGCCTTGGCCGTCCCCCGTCACCAACCTCGCCACCACCCCCGGAGCTGATGGATGTGAGCCTGGTGGGCGGCCCTCCGGACTGCTCCCAGCCTCACCCAGCGCCTGCCCCCCAGCACCCGGCTGCCTCAGCCCTCCGGACTCGGATGACAGGAGGTcgtccacccctcccaccccctgatGACCCTGCCACTCTGGGGCCGCACTTGGGCCTCTGTGGTATACCCCAGAGCACGGCAGCCAGCTCAtga
- the DYRK1B gene encoding dual specificity tyrosine-phosphorylation-regulated kinase 1B isoform X1 encodes MAHIPAWLPIIPFSTFLSLCCLLHLFGNHLLGTPLCPTSTTSLCPLSSLPPAAVLYPFLPHSVPCLLCVVHLFPAWYCPTHPLVPCCSPASRLLSGLSGGGSRGAGCEKAPPGRAPAPGLTPLRPSEPTMAVPPGHGPFSGFPGPQEHTQVLPDGRLLPRRLPLAFRDATSAPLRKLSVDLIKTYKHINEVYYAKKKRRAQQVPPQDPSTKKEKKVLNHGYDDDNHDYIVRSGERWLERYEIDSLIGKGSFGQVVKAYDHQTQELVAIKIIKNKKAFLNQAQIELRLLELMNQHDTEMKYYIVHLKRHFMFRNHLCLVFELLSYNLYDLLRNTHFRGVSLNLTRKLAQQLCTALLFLATPELSIIHCDLKPENILLCNPKRSAIKIVDFGSSCQLGQRIYQYIQSRFYRSPEVLLGTPYDLAIDMWSLGCILVEMHTGEPLFSGSNEVDQMNRIVEVLGIPPAPMLDQAPKARKYFERLPGGGWTLRRTKELRKDYQGPGTRRLQEVLGVQTGGPGGRRAGEPGHSPADYLRFQDLVLRMLEYEPAARISPLGALQHGFFRRTADEATNTGPAGSSASTSPAPLDTCPSSSTASSISSSGGSSGSSSDNRTYRYSNRYCGGPGPPVTDCEMNSPQVLPSQPLRPWAGGDVPHKTHQAPASASSLPGAGAQLPPQPRCLGRPPSPTSPPPPELMDVSLVGGPPDCSQPHPAPAPQHPAASALRTRMTGGRPPLPPPDDPATLGPHLGLCGIPQSTAASS; translated from the exons ATGGCCCACATCCCTGCCTGGCTCCCAATCATTCCCTTTTCCACGTTCCTCTCTTTGTGCTGcctacttcatttatttggtaATCATTTGTTGGGGACTCCGCTGTGCCCCACCTCTACCACTTCTCTCTGTCCCCTCTCTTCATTGCCACCTGCTGCTGTGTTGTACCCTTTTCTTCCTCACTCTGTGCCCTGCCTTCTCTGTGTTGTCCACCTCTTTCCCGCTTGGTACTGCCCAACACATCCCCTTGTTCCATGTTGTTCCCCCGCCTCCCGCCTGCTCTCAGGTCTCAGCGGCGGTGGCAGCCGAGGTGCAGGATGCGAGAAGGCGCCCCCCGGCCGGGCTCCCGCTCCAGGCCTCACTCCCCTGCGGCCCTCTGAGCCCACCATGGCCGTCCCACCGGGCCATGGTCCCTTCTCTGGCTTCCCGGGGCCCCAGGAGCACACGCAG GTATTGCCTGATGGGCGGCTACTGCCGCGGAGGCTGCCCCTGGCCTTCCGAGACGCGACCTCAGCCCCGCTGCGCAAGCTCTCCGTGGACCTCATCAAGACCTACAAGCACATCAATGAg GTATACTATGCGAAGAAGAAGCGGCGGGCCCAGCAGGTGCCACCTCAGGACCCGAGCaccaagaaggagaaaaaggtcCTGAACCACGGTTATGACGATGACAACCATGACTACATCGTGCGCAGTGGCGAGCGCTGGCTGGAGCGCTATGAGATTGACTCACTCATTGGCAAAGGCTCCTTTGGCCAG GTGGTGAAAGCCTATGATCATCAGACCCAGGAGCTGGTGGCCATCAAGATCATCAAGAACAAAAAGGCCTTCCTGAACCAGGCCCAGATTGAGCTGCGGCTGCTGGAGCTGATGAACCAGCATGACACAGAGATGAAGTACTATATAG TGCACCTGAAGCGACACTTCATGTTCCGGAACCACCTGTGCCTGGTGTTCGAGCTGCTTTCCTACAACCTATACGACCTCCTGCGCAACACGCACTTCCGTGGCGTCTCGCTGAACCTGACGCGGAAGCTAGCGCAGCAGCTCTGCACGGCGCTGCTCTTCCTGGCCACGCCCGAGCTCAGCATCATTCACTGCGACCTCAAGCCCGAGAACATCCTGCTCTGCAACCCCAAGCGCAGCGCCATCAAAATCGTGGACTTCGGCAGCTCCTGCCAGCTTGGCCAGCGG atCTACCAGTACATCCAGAGCCGTTTCTACCGTTCGCCCGAGGTGCTCCTGGGCACACCCTACGACTTGGCCATTGACATGTGGTCCCTGGGCTGCATCCTGGTGGAGATGCACACTGGAGAGCCCCTCTTCAGTGGCTCCAATGAG GTGGACCAGATGAACCGGATTGTGGAGGTGCTGGGCATCCCACCAGCCCCCATGCTGGACCAGGCACCCAAGGCTCGAAAGTACTTTGAGCGGCTGCCTGGGGGTGGCTGGACCCTGCGAAGGACAAAGGAACTCAGGAAG GATTACCAGGGCCCCGGGACACGGCGGCTGCAGGAGGTGCTGGGCGTGCAGACGGGCGGGCCCGGGGGCCGGCGGGCGGGGGAGCCGGGCCACAGCCCCGCCGACTACCTCCGCTTCCAGGACCTGGTGCTGCGCATGCTGGAGTATGAGCCCGCCGCCCGCATCAGCCCACTGGGGGCTCTGCAGCACGGCTTCTTCCGCCGCACGGCTGATGAGGCCACCAACACGGGCCCGGCAGGCAGCAGTGCCTCCACCTCGCCCGCGCCCCTCGATACCTGCCCCTCTTCCAGCACCGCCAGCTCCATCTCCAGCTCTG GAGGCTCCAGTGGCTCCTCCAGTGACAACCGGACCTACCGCTATAGCAACCGATATTGTGGGGGCCCTGGGCCCCCCGTCACTGACTGTGAGATGAACAGCCCCCAG GTCCTgccctcccagccactgcgccccTGGGCAGGGGGTGATGTGCCGCACAAGACACATCAggcccctgcctctgcctcaTCACTGCCAGGGGCCGGGGCCCAGTTACCCCCTCAACCCCGATGCCTTGGCCGTCCCCCGTCACCAACCTCGCCACCACCCCCGGAGCTGATGGATGTGAGCCTGGTGGGCGGCCCTCCGGACTGCTCCCAGCCTCACCCAGCGCCTGCCCCCCAGCACCCGGCTGCCTCAGCCCTCCGGACTCGGATGACAGGAGGTcgtccacccctcccaccccctgatGACCCTGCCACTCTGGGGCCGCACTTGGGCCTCTGTGGTATACCCCAGAGCACGGCAGCCAGCTCAtga
- the DYRK1B gene encoding dual specificity tyrosine-phosphorylation-regulated kinase 1B isoform X5 — protein sequence MAVPPGHGPFSGFPGPQEHTQVLPDGRLLPRRLPLAFRDATSAPLRKLSVDLIKTYKHINEVYYAKKKRRAQQVPPQDPSTKKEKKVLNHGYDDDNHDYIVRSGERWLERYEIDSLIGKGSFGQVVKAYDHQTQELVAIKIIKNKKAFLNQAQIELRLLELMNQHDTEMKYYIVHLKRHFMFRNHLCLVFELLSYNLYDLLRNTHFRGVSLNLTRKLAQQLCTALLFLATPELSIIHCDLKPENILLCNPKRSAIKIVDFGSSCQLGQRIYQYIQSRFYRSPEVLLGTPYDLAIDMWSLGCILVEMHTGEPLFSGSNEVDQMNRIVEVLGIPPAPMLDQAPKARKYFERLPGGGWTLRRTKELRKDYQGPGTRRLQEVLGVQTGGPGGRRAGEPGHSPADYLRFQDLVLRMLEYEPAARISPLGALQHGFFRRTADEATNTGPAGSSASTSPAPLDTCPSSSTASSISSSGGSSGSSSDNRTYRYSNRYCGGPGPPVTDCEMNSPQVLPSQPLRPWAGGDVPHKTHQAPASASSLPGAGAQLPPQPRCLGRPPSPTSPPPPELMDVSLVGGPPDCSQPHPAPAPQHPAASALRTRMTGGRPPLPPPDDPATLGPHLGLCGIPQSTAASS from the exons ATGGCCGTCCCACCGGGCCATGGTCCCTTCTCTGGCTTCCCGGGGCCCCAGGAGCACACGCAG GTATTGCCTGATGGGCGGCTACTGCCGCGGAGGCTGCCCCTGGCCTTCCGAGACGCGACCTCAGCCCCGCTGCGCAAGCTCTCCGTGGACCTCATCAAGACCTACAAGCACATCAATGAg GTATACTATGCGAAGAAGAAGCGGCGGGCCCAGCAGGTGCCACCTCAGGACCCGAGCaccaagaaggagaaaaaggtcCTGAACCACGGTTATGACGATGACAACCATGACTACATCGTGCGCAGTGGCGAGCGCTGGCTGGAGCGCTATGAGATTGACTCACTCATTGGCAAAGGCTCCTTTGGCCAG GTGGTGAAAGCCTATGATCATCAGACCCAGGAGCTGGTGGCCATCAAGATCATCAAGAACAAAAAGGCCTTCCTGAACCAGGCCCAGATTGAGCTGCGGCTGCTGGAGCTGATGAACCAGCATGACACAGAGATGAAGTACTATATAG TGCACCTGAAGCGACACTTCATGTTCCGGAACCACCTGTGCCTGGTGTTCGAGCTGCTTTCCTACAACCTATACGACCTCCTGCGCAACACGCACTTCCGTGGCGTCTCGCTGAACCTGACGCGGAAGCTAGCGCAGCAGCTCTGCACGGCGCTGCTCTTCCTGGCCACGCCCGAGCTCAGCATCATTCACTGCGACCTCAAGCCCGAGAACATCCTGCTCTGCAACCCCAAGCGCAGCGCCATCAAAATCGTGGACTTCGGCAGCTCCTGCCAGCTTGGCCAGCGG atCTACCAGTACATCCAGAGCCGTTTCTACCGTTCGCCCGAGGTGCTCCTGGGCACACCCTACGACTTGGCCATTGACATGTGGTCCCTGGGCTGCATCCTGGTGGAGATGCACACTGGAGAGCCCCTCTTCAGTGGCTCCAATGAG GTGGACCAGATGAACCGGATTGTGGAGGTGCTGGGCATCCCACCAGCCCCCATGCTGGACCAGGCACCCAAGGCTCGAAAGTACTTTGAGCGGCTGCCTGGGGGTGGCTGGACCCTGCGAAGGACAAAGGAACTCAGGAAG GATTACCAGGGCCCCGGGACACGGCGGCTGCAGGAGGTGCTGGGCGTGCAGACGGGCGGGCCCGGGGGCCGGCGGGCGGGGGAGCCGGGCCACAGCCCCGCCGACTACCTCCGCTTCCAGGACCTGGTGCTGCGCATGCTGGAGTATGAGCCCGCCGCCCGCATCAGCCCACTGGGGGCTCTGCAGCACGGCTTCTTCCGCCGCACGGCTGATGAGGCCACCAACACGGGCCCGGCAGGCAGCAGTGCCTCCACCTCGCCCGCGCCCCTCGATACCTGCCCCTCTTCCAGCACCGCCAGCTCCATCTCCAGCTCTG GAGGCTCCAGTGGCTCCTCCAGTGACAACCGGACCTACCGCTATAGCAACCGATATTGTGGGGGCCCTGGGCCCCCCGTCACTGACTGTGAGATGAACAGCCCCCAG GTCCTgccctcccagccactgcgccccTGGGCAGGGGGTGATGTGCCGCACAAGACACATCAggcccctgcctctgcctcaTCACTGCCAGGGGCCGGGGCCCAGTTACCCCCTCAACCCCGATGCCTTGGCCGTCCCCCGTCACCAACCTCGCCACCACCCCCGGAGCTGATGGATGTGAGCCTGGTGGGCGGCCCTCCGGACTGCTCCCAGCCTCACCCAGCGCCTGCCCCCCAGCACCCGGCTGCCTCAGCCCTCCGGACTCGGATGACAGGAGGTcgtccacccctcccaccccctgatGACCCTGCCACTCTGGGGCCGCACTTGGGCCTCTGTGGTATACCCCAGAGCACGGCAGCCAGCTCAtga